In Dysidea avara chromosome 3, odDysAvar1.4, whole genome shotgun sequence, a single window of DNA contains:
- the LOC136249903 gene encoding O-acyltransferase like protein-like, which produces MKVMMLLMMMLWGLTGVVCSQDDDDASVKYYRANHLYSIVNQWSEYFDSDLLINVWRRMIEQTTEPLDQDSCLMGLYRIVTAFKNNDTDATKYFDSWGKPGTALLQGSTTYWGYYDECINLQDTAINKTGYCRFKIIATLNISKQSIPLEAGLCYPWQCSPGEFSKIINDSLIQINEYINSSGLFPASVYFTVDPTIPVYCPWRDLDYDAGTIIMLVVCGLLVVLALLGSLVDGVDWYYEEWWVKPNSSDDSSITDNVANGQTSGYSSIVGDENSEENTYKGVSDESKDKKDLHTKTTKCNPLSLTRDFLRCFSLYKNVPAILATHQPEGAITCLNGIRVIGMFWIILSHAFVNGTNFQIANNPIYVREHSYTRFTFQVISNGFLAVDNFLLLSGMLITYLMLREMDRRKGKIPMVFFYLHRYVRISPLYYFVLFLWFKVVPHLGHGPNWLYTDRHSCDKYWWTNVLYINNFHPDYNNICFIISWYLAVDTQLFIFVPIFLYLLYYYWPAGVAALLATLCASWTTTGIIAGVNEYNANAIKDGFSGIYGTGVLEYPDSRTDIYEKPYCRAGAYLVGMLLGFVLHKKWEPTKNLRVRIPFYGVMWILAVVLCITPVYGLYGSFNGHEFSDFENITYFMFSATGYSIGLSCVIYACHNGYGFIINTILSWKLWVPLGRLTFAAYLIHVPLYIFYFATLQTRVLMTDYLTILAFVANVGLSYSVALVIVALVEYPFTYLVLFVYKVFGFDFGKERKNQKKKKALSTN; this is translated from the coding sequence ATGAAGGTAATGATGttattgatgatgatgttgtgGGGGTTGACTGGTGTGGTGTGCAgtcaagatgatgatgatgcatcAGTGAAATATTACAGAGCTAATCACCTGTATTCTATTGTCAACCAGTGGTCAGAATACTTTGATTCTGATTTGTTGATCAATGTGTGGAGGAGAATGATCGAAcaaaccactgaaccactggaTCAAGATAGTTGTTTGATGGGATTGTATCGTATTGTGACGGCCTTTAAAAACAATGACACTGATGCTACTAAATATTTTGACTCTTGGGGTAAACCAGGTACTGCACTTCTTCAAGGCAGCACCACCTACTGGGGCTATTATGATGAGTGTATCAACCTGCAGGATACTGCAATAAACAAAACTGGGTATTGCCGATTTAAAATTATTGCTACATTAAATATTTCTAAGCAGTCAATACCACTTGAAGCAGGATTGTGTTATCCATGGCAATGTTCACCTGGTGAATTCAGTAAGATCATAAACGATTCACTGATTCAAATTAATGAATATATTAATAGTAGTGGTCTATTTCCAGCATCAGTTTATTTTACTGTGGACCCTACCATTCCAGTTTATTGTCCTTGGCGTGACTTAGATTATGATGCTGGTACCATCATCATGTTGGTGGTGTGTGGTTTGTTGGTTGTTCTGGCTTTGTTAGGTAGTCTAGTTGATGGAGTAGATTGGTATTATGAGGAATGGTGGGTCAAACCAAATAGCAGCGATGACTCCAGTATTACAGACAATGTAGCTAATGGCCAAACAAGTGGTTATTCAAGTATTGTGGGTGATGAGAACTCTGAGGAGAATACGTATAAAGGAGTATCAGATGAAAGTAAAGATAAAAAAGACTTGCATACCAAGACAACAAAATGTAATCCACTCAGTTTAACTAGAGATTTTCTGCGATGTTTTTCTTTGTACAAAAATGTTCCTGCAATTTTGGCTACTCATCAGCCAGAAGGAGCCATCACTTGTCTCAATGGGATAAGAGTTATTGGCATGTTTTGGATTATACTATCTCATGCTTTTGTGAATGGGACTAACTTTCAAATAGCTAATAATCCCATATATGTAAGAGAACATTCATATACACGGTTTACATTTCAAGTAATCTCTAATGGATTTCTTGCTGTTGACAATTTTCTGTTACTGAGTGGAATGTTAATTACTTATTTGATGCTAAGAGAGATGGACCGTCGTAAAGGAAAGATACCAATGGTCTTTTTTTATTTGCACCGATATGTTCGTATTTCTCCTCTTTATTACTTTGTGTTGTTCCTGTGGTTTAAAGTAGTCCCTCATCTTGGGCATGGACCAAATTGGCTCTATACTGATCGTCACAGCTGTGACAAATATTGGTGGACCAATGTGTTATACATAAACAACTTTCACCCTGACTATaataacatctgcttcatcataTCATGGTACTTGGCAGTAGACACACAATTGTTCATCTTTGTTCCAATATTTCTTTATTTGCTGTACTACTATTGGCCAGCTGGAGTGGCAGCATTATTAGCTACTTTGTGTGCTAGTTGGACTACTACTGGAATAATTGCTGGTGTCAACGAGTATAATGCTAATGCGATTAAAGATGGTTTTAGCGGAATCTACGGCACTGGTGTGTTAGAGTATCCTGATTCTCGGACAGACATTTATGAGAAACCATACTGCCGAGCTGGTGCATATTTGGTGGGTATGCTGCTTGGATTTGTTTTGCACAAGAAATGGGAGCCTACAAAGAATCTACGAGTTCGAATACCATTTTATGGAGTCATGTGGATATTAGCAGTAGTGTTGTGCATTACACCTGTGTATGGACTGTATGGGAGTTTCAATGGTCATGAATTTTCAGATTTTGAGAATATCACTTACTTCATGTTCAGTGCTACAGGATACAGTATTGGTCTCTCATGTGTGATCTATGCATGTCATAATGGTTATGGGTTTATCATTAACACCATCTTGTCATGGAAGCTCTGGGTCCCCCTTGGTCGATTGACGTTTGCAGCTTACCTCATCCATGTGCCATTGTACATCTTTTACTTTGCCACTCTGCAAACAAGAGTTTTGATGACTGATTACTTGACCATACTGGCATTTGTTGCAAATGTAGGATTAAGCTATTCAGTGGCGCTAGTCATTGTGGCTTTGGTTGAGTATCCTTTTACTTATTTAGTGCTGTTTGTATACAAGGTATTTGGATTTGATTTTGGAAAAGAAAGGAAAaatcaaaagaagaagaaagcTTTGTCAACAAACTAA